One Anguilla rostrata isolate EN2019 chromosome 15, ASM1855537v3, whole genome shotgun sequence genomic window, TGAGAACAGGGTGCGAGGACACAGGAACTGAGGAAATGCATCAGGGGAAAGGAGCGTCCCAGCTCAGTCAAGCGTCAGTCTGAAGCCACGTCAATTAGACTTGGCGGATGGGGTGAGGTGACTCCACAGGTCGATCATTTGCACGTCACGCAGGCGACgaggacggataaaataagcaattggaacgaacccagagaggacaggcagCTCACTGGGTCTCCTACACATTCAGTGAGGCCAACGTCCCTCCCAGCTCACCCGCATacacaggggtcaaaggtcagtggggtgtgtgcgtgtgtttcttttttttaatgcagttgcCACGTTAGAAGCAGACTTCTCAGGCAACGCCTTGTTGCTTTTGGAAGGCGGTCTCAGTACTGCTCACTGCAGTATTGTCCGCGACGGGCTATTAAAACATCAGTCCAGCAGGAAGCCTGGGGACCAGCCAGGCTAAGCAGGGCTACTTGCGGGTGCAGCCTGGGtaaggtggtgggggggagtaGCTTGCAGTcctgggggcggtgggggtatagGGAGGCGGTAGGATGTCATGTGGGTTCATCTCATAGTCATAGCTGTAGGGTGGGGGAGGGCCTAgagaagaaagacagagagattaattaataatcaataaattattACCATACAAACATAAATGTAAGTTTAAGTCAATGTTGTACCAatttaaaatggagggaaaagaaTGCTATTTTACTGATTTAAAagtaaagtatttttaaattccatttttgtatacaaaatattgcattttgttagTCAGTAAAGTTTCTAAATAGTATTTTCAAACCTAAATTGACTTAAAACCCCTATTTGGATGAGTGTAGCCTTTTCTGGTGTTGCCAGAAGAAATTCACATGAAGCTTGaaatttcccagcatgcattaccacaaaatattaaatacattaacttttattttcttacattgTTTGAGGTTTAGCATATTTCAAAGACACATCTTATTTCTACAGTAAAAAAGTTTGTAAAATACTTTAAGATACTTataacatgtacacacagacagatatggaattttttttaatgagcacagACAGAATGTGGTTTTATTGAAACATGAAGAGCATGCCCTTGCGCTCCACACCAAATGTATGCTTTTATGTTTAAGTTTTTATGTTTAAGTTGCAAAACAGCACCACACTGTGGCCGGATGAACCAACTGCAGGCTCTTACATGCTAGGGGACCGGACTCACCCTGCAGCACCTCTGTATGGAAATGAGCACTGGCATGTCGGGCTGAGCAGCTGCTTTTCCAGTGCATTTAAATCACATTTGACTGGGCTGCATTTTGACAAGTTATTGATTAAGGTTCCCATACATCTTAAAGGGCAGGTGAATCTCATTTCATATCCCTATTACTGCATaccacttaattgatcaattaaggcaGCTGATTACCAGTTAACtgacctcacctggtttctttaggacagtggtgtcaaactcatgccatggagggccgtgtgtatgcaggttttcattccagcctcagatcttgattatataattagttaaattatttgctgaattagggatgcaggtttgtgcacaatggtgaccgactgctatggtgacccgcattgtctaaataaaattctatattctgtgcttcaatgcagttaaacgcatatggctgaatgagtaattggactcaattaaggcaacattaattggttggaatgaaaacctgcatacacacggccctccatggcatgagtttgacaccactgctttagGAGGTGGTTGTTGGATttagggtgaaaacaaaaaccagaaaacctTGTACCTCCCCAAAAACAGGCAGGAGGATCATACAGATGCCTTTTATCAGTGTGGTACAAAATAATAGTAGGTTCATCATTCCAACCAACTATTCCAACAAGTGTCAAATTGGTAAAATCACTGCGGTTTGCAATTGAtcaacatttgtgtgtgcacatcaaCAAGATCAATACACTCTCTTAAAAGGGCAGTACCAAAGCGCAATTACAATTCCCAATAACAGTGACTGCTCAGTTGCTTTTATAATGGCTCCAGCAGGTCAGAATGCCAATCTTTGCCAATCAGAAACGTCCGCCACTGCTCCAGGAGGTGGCTGGGCTGTCTTACCTGGGTACCCGTTGCACACGGTGTTGATGCGGGAGGCTCGGAACACGCCCACCCGCGCGCCCCGCCCGTTcttcacgcacatgcacacgcacaggaaGATGGCGGCCACGGCCCCCATCAGAAACACGACGCCGAACACTATTCCTGATATCGCCGTGCCCCTGGGAAGAAAGCGCCACAAAATTAAAACGGTGACTAAATGCAACTTTGGAAACACATGTAGACATGCAAAACACGAGGTGACAACATGCACACAATCCAGACACATGCAAATAAGAGACCTGAAATTGCCTCAAGCGCTACTACAGATACCGGATGCATGCAGCCCAGAGCAAACGCCTGCATGTTCTCTACGAGGATATTATGTCACACCGTATCAGTATATTTACTCAAATAGACAGGCATGTATGAGGATATTATGTCACACCGTGTCAGTATATTTACTCAAATACACAGGCATGTTCTCTATGAGGATATGATGTCACATTGGTTCAGTATATTTACTCAAATACACAGGCATGTTCTCTATGAGGATATGATGTCCCACTGTTTCAGCATATTCACTCAAATACACAGGGGTGTGTTTATGAATTTCAGGACAGATGAAAGGCAGCTTTTGCATGTGTTAGAGCCATTTCCTCTGAAACAATGCTGAAAAAACATGGAATTAGGTGAGAAGTCAAAGTTATTTCTGTCTCACACATAGCCATGAATGCATGAACACAGGTTATCATCTATGTCAGACTGCCCACACAAAGGAATTCAACTTATTTAAAAGATTCACACTGTCATTATTGCCCAACATGGCTGCCCAGCTCAATGTGCTGTAATCACAGATTGCTTTCAATGGTGTCCAATCTACTGCTTCTGGATCTGTGGGAAAGTGGAGAGCAGCTgactcagcacagctcagctatATGGAATGGGTTCTTACAAGGGACCAATGGGAGCAGAGTGCAGGGAGGACCCTGCTCTTACAGGGGACCAATGGGAGCAGTGTGCAGAGAGGACCCTGCTCTTACAGGGGACCAATGGGAGCAGAGTGCAGGGAGGACCTTGCTCTTACAGGGGACCAATGGGAGCAGTGTGCAGGGAGGACCCTGCTCTTCCACCAGACCAATGGGGTGTGGTGAAGCAAACAGCTGCTGTTTGCAGACACCTGATCACACAAGGAGGCCTGTCCAAATGTTCAATTTCCAATTTGCCTAGCGGCAACACCTTCACTGTGCATGATTAGTGTGAGGTAGCatttgttcctgtgtgtgtgtgtgtgtgcatgcatgagcatGCTGCTGTTCTCTCCCACTGACACATGAGATTGATAGGGTGGTACCCTGCAGTACAGTGATTGAGgcaaattaaatacaatattgAGCGAAAGGCTGACCCGTGAGCGCACCCTGGGTTCTATAGTGCTCCTTAGATGTCCTGCCAAGTGCTGTGCTTGCCAAGGTGTGCCAGTGCAACCCGTTTGGCCAAAGAGAGGACAGAACAAAAGAGCCGCAGCGCACAAGTCCAAACTGGAGACATGATTGGCTTGATGAGCTCTGAGATCCCcaatacagagagggagacccCTGAAGTTGTGATTTcattctgggggaggggggcagctaCTTTATTACTACTTTAAGAGCCCCTCAGCTTGTCTTTCGGCCACATTGTGCTCTTCTGCTGGAGTCAGCTCTGCCCTTGTCCGGTTGGGTTGAatctctgtaaatattttgGCAACTACGCCTCTGGGATTTGGTCCAGGTTTTAGGCCCGGAGTAGACAAAGGAAAGCACCAGAGCAGCTGTCTCTGGGAGAGGGTCAAAGTTCAaccctccccctcgctctcccaaCAAGAtgtcacagtgtgtgagtgtgcatctgtgtgtgtgcatgtgcatataccgtgtgtgtgctcacgtatgtgtgcgcacgtgtgtgtgtctgtgcatgtgtgtgtgttattagtgAGGTACTCACGAGAGCACATCCCCCACATAGGCGTAGTACGAGCAGCAGAACGGAGGGTCTCCATCGCAGCAGTATTCCACACAGTCGTCACACTCCGCCGAACCACGACCTGTGGGCAAACACACGTTACATTACCGtaacaccgcacacacacacacacacagcagtattcCGGTAAGCCTTCACACTGGGGCAAAACCTTTAACATTAGTCACGTCAGACTTAACCCTGTAAGGCCCAGAAGAAGTATGAGGGAAATAAATTATGTGATGAGCAATGTGTAGTAAGAATTTAAACGATGCTCTGCTTTTCCTCCATCAACATACACTCCAGAATCAGCAGCTGTGTttgaggggtgggtgtgtgtgtgtgtgtgcatgcgtgtgtgtgtgtgcgcgcgcattcTGCTGTGGTCCCTGGTCTGTATCCAAAACCCATAATTAACTTATTTGTTACGAAGCTCACAATTAGAAAAtgttattcaaaaaaatatatggaaAGAAAACAGGAGTGAGAACATTACTGATAATGTAAATTCAACTTCTACAGCAACTCAAGACTTCGCACCAtgctctccaaaaa contains:
- the cyyr1 gene encoding cysteine and tyrosine-rich protein 1, whose protein sequence is MRVDPRDSMELSWTRSVKPGWTMLMHTLLIFLFTGRGSAECDDCVEYCCDGDPPFCCSYYAYVGDVLSGTAISGIVFGVVFLMGAVAAIFLCVCMCVKNGRGARVGVFRASRINTVCNGYPGPPPPYSYDYEMNPHDILPPPYTPTAPRTASYSPPPPYPGCTRK